From Permianibacter aggregans, a single genomic window includes:
- a CDS encoding tetratricopeptide repeat protein, with protein sequence MYTFAKLFSLALLLAVSLLPVAEANDRGDRIGPYTYIYVSDWSKLRHRAELGDPDALFRMGNLYYAPPEGSGISQSYRKAFLAFYEASLREHATSQHNVGAMYINGDYVAHDLIEGYAWMLVAAGNGDHAGKRKVKTYGPEISEEGRKRAQERGVAIKAMIEEANSRKVYKPESFGIR encoded by the coding sequence ATGTACACATTCGCCAAACTCTTTTCATTGGCACTGCTGCTGGCGGTGTCGTTGCTGCCGGTTGCCGAGGCCAATGACCGCGGCGATCGCATCGGTCCATACACGTATATCTATGTCTCGGACTGGAGCAAGCTGCGTCATCGCGCTGAACTTGGCGACCCGGATGCCTTGTTCCGGATGGGCAATCTCTATTACGCGCCGCCGGAAGGCTCCGGCATCTCGCAAAGCTATCGCAAAGCCTTCCTGGCATTTTATGAAGCGTCATTACGCGAACATGCCACGTCACAACACAATGTTGGCGCGATGTATATCAATGGCGATTATGTTGCTCACGATTTGATTGAAGGTTATGCCTGGATGCTGGTAGCCGCCGGCAACGGCGATCATGCCGGTAAACGCAAAGTGAAAACCTATGGGCCGGAAATTTCCGAGGAAGGAAGAAAACGTGCCCAGGAAAGAGGCGTGGCGATCAAGGCAATGATTGAAGAAGCCAATTCACGCAAAGTGTACAAACCGGAGTCCTTCGGGATTCGCTGA
- a CDS encoding HAD family hydrolase — protein MTVLALFDLDHTLLNGDSDQLWGDFLREKAWVGPDYQQQKDRYYQDYLDGTLDYPSFIRFVLAPLKGRPLNELHQLRHEFSTRFIAPQLRAAGIAAVQQHQCAGHHVALITGSNRFLAEASAVHLQITTVLATEPVILDQQYTGEMSGEPCYREGKIWHLEQFLSRSGQQPETIFFYSDSHNDLPLLSKVSHPHVVCPDSILHQVASEKRWPILQW, from the coding sequence ATGACCGTATTGGCCCTGTTCGATCTCGATCACACCTTGCTGAATGGCGACAGCGATCAGCTCTGGGGTGATTTTTTGCGGGAAAAGGCCTGGGTCGGGCCCGACTATCAGCAGCAGAAAGATCGCTACTACCAGGACTATCTCGACGGCACGCTCGATTACCCGTCGTTTATCCGCTTTGTATTGGCGCCACTGAAAGGTCGGCCGCTCAACGAGCTGCATCAGTTGCGGCATGAATTCTCGACCCGCTTTATCGCGCCGCAATTGCGCGCTGCCGGTATCGCCGCCGTGCAACAACATCAGTGCGCCGGTCACCATGTCGCGTTGATTACCGGCAGCAATCGTTTTCTTGCGGAAGCGTCGGCGGTGCATTTGCAGATCACGACTGTGCTCGCCACCGAGCCGGTGATTCTCGATCAACAATACACCGGCGAGATGAGCGGTGAGCCCTGCTATCGCGAAGGCAAGATCTGGCATCTGGAACAATTCCTGAGTCGTAGCGGCCAACAACCCGAAACGATTTTCTTCTACAGCGACTCACATAACGATCTGCCGCTGCTCTCGAAAGTCAGCCATCCCCATGTCGTCTGCCCTGACTCGATACTGCACCAAGTCGCCAGTGAAAAACGCTGGCCGATTCTGCAGTGGTAA
- a CDS encoding glycine-rich domain-containing protein — translation MDILLLIFLAVVGGVVLLITVKIKKGARERFIQEHRLPSLVSKAVLETYPHLTTAQIQKVLLGLKQYFQICSQAGRQLVAMPSQVVDVAWHAYILSTRQYQQFCQNAFGRFLHHTPAEAMQDRTHAQTGIKRAWRIACARENINPKMPERLPLLFALDAELGIANGFTYQLNCQARNGDGYCASHIGCSSGCAGYSGSDSGCSGGGDGGGCGGGD, via the coding sequence ATGGATATTCTGCTGCTCATTTTCCTGGCTGTTGTCGGCGGTGTTGTATTGCTTATCACCGTAAAAATCAAGAAAGGTGCACGCGAACGCTTTATACAGGAACATCGGTTGCCTTCACTGGTTTCAAAAGCCGTGCTCGAAACCTATCCGCATTTGACGACCGCACAGATACAAAAAGTGTTGCTAGGGCTGAAGCAGTATTTCCAGATTTGCAGTCAAGCCGGTCGGCAACTGGTGGCGATGCCTTCGCAAGTCGTCGACGTTGCCTGGCATGCCTACATTCTGAGCACAAGGCAGTATCAACAGTTTTGTCAAAACGCTTTTGGCCGCTTTTTGCATCACACTCCCGCCGAAGCGATGCAAGACAGAACTCATGCACAAACCGGTATCAAGCGAGCCTGGCGTATCGCCTGTGCCCGGGAAAACATCAATCCGAAAATGCCGGAACGTTTGCCATTGTTGTTTGCGCTCGATGCTGAGCTGGGTATCGCGAACGGCTTTACCTATCAACTGAATTGCCAGGCACGTAATGGCGATGGCTATTGCGCCAGCCATATTGGCTGCTCATCCGGCTGTGCCGGCTACTCCGGCAGCGACAGCGGCTGTTCGGGCGGTGGTGATGGTGGCGGCTGTGGCGGCGGCGACTGA
- a CDS encoding Crp/Fnr family transcriptional regulator: MSDEQEGLNAMELRDFKILQGLSDADIERLARHIHIRHYGKRTQIISEGEPAHCLYFVLSGRVKVYLDDEKGKEITVNFHEEGEVFGELSLIQGIDRTASVVTVDDCRLGLMSDIDFRQCMQEVPAFNQNIMNDLIDRLKQATEIIRRLGLMDVYGRIAVLLLNESVEQDGIRVMKEKLTQQNIASRVGSSREMVARILKDLRIGGYVDANDEGFLVIHKPLPHSW; the protein is encoded by the coding sequence ATGTCTGATGAACAAGAAGGCCTCAACGCCATGGAGTTACGCGATTTCAAAATCCTGCAAGGCCTGTCCGACGCTGATATCGAGCGGCTTGCGCGCCATATCCACATCCGCCATTACGGTAAACGCACGCAAATCATCAGCGAAGGCGAACCGGCACACTGCCTCTATTTCGTGCTCTCCGGCCGCGTCAAAGTCTATCTGGACGATGAAAAAGGCAAAGAGATCACCGTGAATTTTCACGAAGAGGGCGAGGTGTTCGGCGAGTTGTCGCTGATTCAGGGCATCGATCGCACGGCTTCGGTGGTCACTGTTGACGATTGTAGGCTCGGCCTGATGTCCGATATCGATTTTCGTCAGTGCATGCAGGAGGTGCCGGCGTTTAACCAGAATATCATGAACGACTTGATCGACCGGCTGAAGCAAGCGACCGAAATCATTCGTCGCCTTGGCCTGATGGATGTCTATGGCCGCATCGCGGTGCTGCTGCTGAATGAATCGGTCGAGCAGGATGGTATTCGCGTCATGAAAGAAAAGCTGACCCAGCAGAACATCGCCAGCCGGGTTGGTTCATCAAGGGAAATGGTGGCCCGCATTCTGAAGGATTTGCGCATTGGCGGTTATGTCGATGCCAATGACGAAGGCTTTTTGGTCATCCACAAACCGCTACCGCATTCCTGGTAA
- a CDS encoding thioesterase family protein produces MSADASLHEKRLAALAETFASHIPFNQVVGLHFRSLSTERCELVFKMDDKLVGNYVQGILHGGVIATALDVAGGTMAAAGLIQKHGDASENDLSIRLSKLGTIDLRIDYLRPGRGQEFCASATLLRAGNKVAVARMELHNENQELIAVGSGTYLVG; encoded by the coding sequence ATGAGCGCTGATGCATCGCTGCACGAAAAACGGCTGGCTGCCTTGGCCGAAACCTTTGCCAGTCATATTCCGTTCAATCAGGTGGTCGGCCTGCATTTTCGTAGCCTGAGTACCGAGCGCTGCGAGCTGGTGTTCAAGATGGATGACAAGTTGGTCGGTAATTATGTTCAGGGCATTTTGCATGGCGGCGTTATCGCTACCGCACTCGATGTCGCCGGCGGCACGATGGCGGCCGCAGGATTGATCCAAAAACACGGCGATGCCTCGGAAAATGATTTGTCGATACGGCTTTCCAAACTCGGCACCATCGATTTGCGCATCGATTATCTGCGTCCCGGCCGTGGTCAGGAATTCTGTGCATCGGCAACGCTGTTACGCGCCGGCAATAAAGTGGCGGTTGCCCGGATGGAGCTGCACAACGAAAACCAGGAGCTGATCGCGGTCGGCTCCGGCACCTATCTGGTGGGCTGA
- the rppH gene encoding RNA pyrophosphohydrolase, with product MIDAEGYRANVGIVICNREGQLFWARRKGHDSWQFPQGGINVGESPEQALFRELREEVGLTRQDVRVLGSTRDWLRYRLPSRYMRHDSKPLCIGQKQRWFLLQLTAEESRVQFDATDHPEFDQFMWVSYWYPVRQVIAFKREVYRQALAELLPLAANLANAGEVQEVRPGRQRDRQDSRRHRRRKRHG from the coding sequence ATGATCGACGCGGAAGGTTACCGCGCGAATGTTGGCATTGTGATTTGCAATCGCGAAGGCCAACTGTTCTGGGCTCGTCGCAAAGGGCATGACTCCTGGCAGTTTCCGCAAGGCGGAATCAATGTCGGTGAGTCGCCTGAGCAGGCGTTGTTCCGGGAACTGCGCGAAGAAGTCGGTTTGACCCGACAGGATGTGCGTGTGCTGGGCAGTACGCGCGATTGGCTGCGCTATCGGCTGCCTTCGCGCTATATGCGTCATGACAGCAAGCCGCTGTGCATAGGCCAAAAGCAGCGCTGGTTCTTGCTGCAGCTAACCGCCGAGGAGTCGCGCGTGCAGTTCGACGCCACCGATCATCCGGAATTCGATCAATTCATGTGGGTCAGTTACTGGTACCCGGTGCGTCAGGTCATTGCTTTCAAGCGCGAAGTCTATCGCCAGGCGCTGGCCGAATTGCTGCCGCTGGCAGCGAACCTTGCCAACGCAGGCGAAGTGCAGGAAGTGCGGCCGGGCCGGCAACGCGACCGTCAGGATTCACGTCGGCACAGGCGCCGCAAACGGCACGGCTGA
- a CDS encoding two-component regulator propeller domain-containing protein — MSRWWWLVLLLAQSALAVETVTFRHLDSRSGLPQNSVTSIAQDRAGYIWLGTHDGLHRYDGYSFTSYRSDPRRQESLSDNLILNLLLDRDGQLWVGTQSGLNKFDTATGSAKRYLPNENFGSLSHRRISSLLEDSLGRLWIGTPDGLNRYQPDSDSFAVFRHNPLDSASIPPGFISALAEGPQGRIWVGSQVLALFDPDEGVIKQFKSNQENAPRNITALWRDNDAGLWIGTLSDGLFYLPPDESRFRQFRFIAHEPNSLPSNAVRSILRDKGGRLWVGTEGGGLARMLSDGSGFDVYRRNGADVHSISFDEINDLFEDRSGLLWIGTLGGGVNTTSPERTGIGRVIHSSYQPNSLSDPFVWQITRDQRDHLWVGTLAGLDEINPASGEIVRYVNFADRRGKPFTPRVQTVTNDHQGRIWLGSTVGELAVFDPESLRVKLLSHPGFLQGKISNYRVFMVQQDSQKRMWVSTGEGISEVDTETLEIERTFPISDEGFPRATVRVMAEVDNQLWFGTQGGGLQRFDYDTRSVRTYQHRADDPNSLSNDMIRAIHVDDKGDMWIGTMNGLNLWRSVDRRGNVERFQSWFVSDGLPNAVVYAILPDQFGKLWLSTNSGLSEFDPLTGKFRNFDLIDGLPAQEFNSLAAAKTKDGRLWFGGNAGIAVINPSQLNYSSNPVSTLITHFEVRYPDNNGKTLENGIWQLAADQNDIEFRFAALDYRAPNRNRFSWRLSGFQNEWSKPSFRNQIAFTNLDPGQYTFEVRNANADGVWSTDIAKVMFFIQAPWYARWYSYVGYVALVLLLISWAYYNHRRKIASQQRINEQLRRIDKLKDEFLATTSHELRTPLNGIIGIADALRDGVAGDLNDRARNHLSLIADSGRRLSHLVNEILDFKKLSHGNVTLDPHTLDLQSSVAVVLALSQPLVGDKSISLVNAVPADFPPLFADEDRLEQILHNLIGNAIKFTQQGHVTVTARVEGDKAEIQIADSGIGISPEQLERIFLPFEQVAEANTRRHGGTGLGLAVVKKLVEMHGGNVEVQSSIGNGSQFRFTLPLAETGAKVKPAKPTSLSTAQLTQMHLPVTTATDNALATILVADDEPLNCQVVADCLGLQGYSVVTVGDGQAALDMIAKRPFALVILDVMMPKLSGFDVCRKLREVYAPHELPILMLSARNRAEDIATGLAAGANDYIGKPVERSVLVARVKNLLALHEVNDAKQAQEKARMVQEACDRLARYFPPPLVRKLLAGSEPELLKAERRRLTVVFADLVEFTTLTDRFEPEIITDLLNTFLGKMSELVEQHDGTLNELLGDGMVILFGAPERMDKQDQAEKAVALAVAMQKEMEKLKTLWLESGIDHNIDLRIGIHQDFSTVGNFGAGQVLAYRAVGSGVNLAARLQSHCKPGRVMVSYPIYALTRERYPYDELQEIAIKGFSHPHRVCELDPDSVVETRLRLVDKSDPMGAA, encoded by the coding sequence ATGAGTCGATGGTGGTGGTTGGTGCTGTTGCTGGCGCAAAGTGCGCTGGCGGTAGAGACCGTGACATTCCGGCACCTCGATAGCCGCAGCGGCCTGCCGCAGAACTCGGTGACCAGCATCGCCCAGGACCGGGCCGGCTATATCTGGCTTGGCACCCATGACGGCCTGCACCGTTACGACGGGTACAGTTTTACCAGCTACCGCAGCGACCCACGCCGCCAGGAATCGCTGTCCGACAACCTGATTCTGAATTTGTTGCTCGACCGTGACGGCCAGCTCTGGGTTGGCACCCAAAGCGGCTTGAACAAATTCGATACCGCCACCGGCAGCGCCAAACGCTATTTACCGAATGAGAATTTTGGTTCGCTGTCACATCGGCGCATTTCCAGTTTGCTGGAAGATTCATTGGGCCGGCTGTGGATCGGCACACCAGACGGCCTGAACCGCTACCAACCGGATTCCGACAGTTTCGCGGTGTTCCGTCATAACCCGCTCGACAGCGCCAGTATTCCGCCTGGTTTTATTTCGGCGCTGGCCGAAGGGCCGCAAGGTCGCATCTGGGTGGGCTCGCAGGTCTTGGCCTTGTTCGACCCGGACGAGGGCGTAATCAAGCAATTCAAAAGCAATCAGGAAAATGCCCCGCGCAATATCACGGCGCTGTGGCGCGACAACGACGCCGGGCTGTGGATCGGCACGCTCAGCGATGGTTTGTTTTATCTGCCGCCCGATGAATCGCGCTTTCGCCAATTCCGTTTTATCGCCCACGAACCGAACTCACTGCCGAGCAATGCTGTGCGCAGCATCTTGCGCGATAAAGGTGGCCGGCTCTGGGTTGGCACCGAAGGCGGTGGCCTGGCCCGGATGCTCAGCGATGGCTCGGGCTTCGATGTTTACCGGCGCAACGGTGCCGATGTGCACAGCATCAGCTTCGACGAAATTAATGATTTGTTTGAAGATCGTTCGGGCTTGTTGTGGATTGGCACACTCGGTGGTGGTGTCAACACCACATCGCCGGAGCGCACTGGTATCGGCCGCGTCATTCATTCCAGCTATCAACCGAATTCATTGAGTGACCCGTTCGTTTGGCAGATCACGCGCGACCAGCGCGATCATCTTTGGGTGGGTACACTGGCCGGGCTTGATGAAATCAATCCAGCCAGCGGTGAAATTGTTCGCTACGTCAATTTTGCTGATCGCCGTGGCAAACCGTTTACCCCACGCGTGCAAACGGTAACCAACGATCATCAAGGACGCATTTGGCTTGGTAGCACTGTTGGTGAACTGGCGGTGTTTGACCCGGAAAGTCTGCGTGTGAAATTACTCAGTCATCCGGGATTTCTGCAAGGCAAAATCAGCAACTATCGCGTGTTCATGGTGCAACAGGACAGCCAGAAACGAATGTGGGTGTCGACAGGCGAAGGCATTTCTGAAGTCGATACCGAAACGCTGGAAATCGAGCGCACGTTTCCAATCAGTGACGAAGGCTTTCCACGCGCCACCGTGCGCGTAATGGCCGAAGTCGATAACCAATTGTGGTTCGGCACCCAGGGCGGTGGCTTGCAGCGTTTTGATTATGACACGCGCAGTGTGCGCACTTATCAACACCGTGCTGACGACCCGAACAGCTTGTCGAATGACATGATTCGTGCCATTCATGTCGACGACAAAGGCGATATGTGGATCGGCACAATGAACGGCCTGAACCTGTGGCGTTCAGTCGACCGACGCGGCAACGTCGAGCGCTTTCAAAGCTGGTTCGTTTCTGATGGATTACCAAACGCCGTCGTCTACGCGATTTTGCCGGATCAATTCGGCAAGCTCTGGCTATCGACCAATAGCGGTTTATCGGAGTTTGACCCGCTGACCGGCAAGTTCCGCAATTTTGATTTGATTGACGGCTTACCCGCCCAGGAATTCAACAGCCTGGCCGCGGCAAAAACCAAGGATGGCCGACTCTGGTTTGGTGGCAATGCCGGCATCGCCGTGATCAATCCATCGCAGTTGAATTACTCATCGAATCCGGTTTCGACGCTGATCACTCATTTTGAAGTGCGCTATCCGGACAATAATGGCAAAACGCTGGAAAACGGCATTTGGCAACTGGCCGCCGATCAAAACGATATCGAATTCCGGTTCGCTGCGCTCGATTATCGGGCACCGAATCGCAATCGATTTTCCTGGCGCTTGAGCGGCTTCCAGAACGAGTGGAGCAAGCCGAGTTTCCGCAACCAGATCGCCTTTACCAATCTCGATCCGGGCCAGTACACGTTTGAAGTGCGCAATGCCAATGCCGATGGCGTGTGGAGCACCGATATCGCCAAGGTCATGTTCTTTATCCAGGCGCCCTGGTATGCGCGTTGGTACAGCTATGTTGGTTACGTGGCGCTGGTGCTGCTGCTGATCAGCTGGGCGTATTACAACCATCGCCGCAAGATCGCCAGTCAACAACGCATCAACGAGCAACTGCGTCGTATCGACAAACTGAAAGACGAATTCCTGGCTACGACTTCGCACGAGCTGCGCACGCCGCTGAACGGCATTATTGGTATCGCCGATGCGCTGCGCGATGGCGTAGCGGGTGACTTGAACGATCGGGCGCGCAACCATTTGTCATTGATTGCCGACAGTGGTCGCCGGTTGTCGCATCTGGTTAACGAAATTCTCGATTTCAAAAAGCTCTCGCACGGGAACGTTACGCTCGATCCGCACACGCTTGATCTGCAGTCATCAGTCGCCGTCGTGCTGGCGTTGTCACAACCCTTGGTTGGAGATAAAAGCATTAGTTTGGTCAATGCCGTGCCGGCCGATTTTCCGCCCCTGTTCGCCGATGAAGATCGGCTCGAACAAATTCTGCATAACCTGATCGGCAATGCGATCAAATTTACCCAGCAAGGTCATGTCACCGTTACCGCCCGTGTTGAAGGTGACAAAGCCGAAATTCAGATTGCTGACTCCGGCATTGGCATTTCGCCGGAACAACTGGAACGGATTTTTCTGCCGTTCGAGCAGGTCGCCGAAGCCAATACCCGTCGTCATGGCGGTACCGGGCTTGGTCTTGCCGTAGTGAAAAAACTGGTCGAGATGCACGGCGGTAATGTCGAAGTGCAAAGCTCGATTGGCAACGGTTCGCAGTTCCGCTTTACGCTACCGCTGGCGGAAACCGGTGCCAAAGTCAAACCAGCGAAGCCGACGTCACTGTCCACCGCGCAGTTGACGCAAATGCATTTGCCGGTAACGACTGCGACCGACAATGCCCTGGCGACGATTCTGGTCGCTGACGACGAACCATTGAACTGTCAGGTGGTGGCGGACTGTCTGGGTTTGCAGGGGTATTCCGTGGTGACCGTTGGCGATGGCCAGGCAGCGCTCGACATGATCGCCAAACGCCCATTTGCGTTGGTCATCCTCGATGTGATGATGCCGAAGCTTTCCGGCTTTGATGTCTGCCGCAAGTTGCGCGAAGTGTACGCGCCGCATGAGTTGCCGATTTTGATGCTGTCGGCACGTAATCGCGCCGAAGATATTGCCACCGGTCTCGCCGCTGGCGCCAACGACTACATCGGCAAACCGGTCGAGCGCAGCGTGCTGGTGGCGCGGGTGAAAAACCTGCTGGCCTTGCATGAAGTCAACGACGCCAAACAGGCGCAAGAAAAAGCGCGAATGGTGCAAGAAGCTTGCGACCGTTTGGCCCGTTATTTCCCACCACCGCTGGTGCGCAAATTGTTGGCTGGCAGCGAACCTGAATTGCTGAAAGCCGAGCGTCGGCGATTGACCGTGGTGTTCGCCGATTTGGTCGAGTTCACGACACTGACCGACCGCTTTGAACCGGAAATCATCACCGATTTGTTGAATACTTTCCTCGGCAAGATGAGCGAACTGGTCGAGCAACACGATGGCACACTGAACGAGTTGCTCGGCGATGGCATGGTGATTTTGTTCGGTGCGCCAGAGCGGATGGACAAACAGGATCAGGCCGAAAAAGCGGTGGCCTTGGCCGTCGCGATGCAGAAAGAAATGGAGAAACTGAAAACGCTGTGGCTGGAATCCGGCATCGATCACAATATCGATCTGCGCATCGGCATTCATCAGGATTTTTCAACCGTCGGTAATTTCGGTGCCGGACAGGTGCTGGCCTATCGTGCCGTTGGCAGTGGCGTTAATCTGGCTGCGCGTTTGCAGTCGCACTGCAAACCCGGTCGGGTCATGGTCAGTTATCCGATTTACGCCTTGACCCGCGAGCGCTACCCGTACGATGAATTGCAGGAGATTGCCATCAAGGGCTTTTCCCATCCGCACCGCGTTTGTGAATTGGACCCGGATTCGGTGGTCGAAACGCGGTTACGACTGGTGGATAAATCGGATCCGATGGGTGCGGCTTGA
- the rarD gene encoding EamA family transporter RarD yields MASTRAGVSQAIAAYLIWGLAPIYFKWLSEVPADEILAHRIAWSVPVTWLLIVLMRQPQQWLAIFRQPSLLGRLAISAALVSANWFVFVWAIANNRILDTSLGYFINPLLTIALGVVVLKEHLSTLKWAALLLALVGVGWQVLVIGGVPWVSLSLATTFALYGLMRKQTPVSPLNGLMVETLLLAPIALAYLYWLTAGNANHFGELGWRTDGLLMLAGVVTSVPLALFAAGARRLTLTTMGFLQYIAPSCTFLLAIFVYQEPFSLTRLASFACIWAGLVLLSIESLRDRKRQSG; encoded by the coding sequence ATGGCGAGTACGCGCGCCGGCGTCAGCCAGGCCATTGCCGCCTATTTGATTTGGGGCCTGGCGCCGATCTATTTCAAATGGTTGAGCGAAGTGCCGGCTGATGAAATTCTGGCCCATCGCATTGCCTGGTCGGTGCCGGTCACCTGGCTGCTGATCGTACTGATGCGTCAACCGCAGCAATGGCTGGCGATTTTCCGGCAACCGTCTTTGCTGGGCCGGCTGGCGATTTCCGCGGCTTTGGTCAGCGCCAATTGGTTTGTGTTCGTCTGGGCCATTGCCAATAACCGCATTCTCGATACCAGCCTCGGTTATTTCATCAATCCGCTGCTGACCATAGCCCTCGGCGTCGTCGTGTTGAAAGAACACTTATCAACGCTGAAGTGGGCGGCGCTGTTGCTGGCGCTGGTTGGCGTTGGCTGGCAGGTGCTGGTCATTGGCGGCGTGCCCTGGGTAAGCCTGAGCTTGGCGACGACGTTTGCGCTCTATGGCCTGATGCGCAAGCAAACGCCGGTCAGTCCACTCAATGGCCTGATGGTCGAAACCCTGTTATTGGCGCCGATTGCACTGGCTTATCTCTATTGGTTGACGGCCGGTAACGCCAATCACTTCGGTGAACTCGGTTGGCGCACCGATGGCTTGTTGATGTTGGCCGGAGTCGTAACCTCGGTGCCGCTCGCCTTGTTTGCCGCGGGTGCTCGTCGGCTGACGCTGACGACGATGGGTTTTCTGCAATACATTGCGCCGAGCTGCACGTTTCTGCTGGCGATCTTCGTCTATCAGGAGCCGTTCTCGCTGACCCGCTTAGCGAGTTTTGCCTGCATCTGGGCGGGTCTGGTCTTGCTCAGCATCGAAAGCCTGCGTGATCGCAAAAGGCAATCTGGATAG
- a CDS encoding 1-(5-phosphoribosyl)-5-[(5-phosphoribosylamino)methylideneamino]imidazole-4-carboxamide isomerase translates to MLLIPGFELRKGHIAVPKPVHDKKEDPLMYLDAFDTIKRFVDIGARRVHLIDTDGAHEGQPVNVDIVQQLRKNHPNLEIEVTGGIKSIAHAELWLDVGASFVVLTWKMMRQRDSVIDLCGEYPGAVIVSIEAREGLVNGSNGAVAAEVLIPQYEEDGAAGVFYSEMHAPGDRRDPLPYAAALAKNTSLPVVCNGGVHAFTTADLLRKKPLSALAGVVIGRALLTGGLDYAELLTVVKQS, encoded by the coding sequence ATGCTATTGATTCCCGGATTTGAATTGCGCAAAGGCCATATCGCGGTGCCGAAACCGGTACACGATAAAAAAGAAGATCCGCTGATGTACCTGGACGCGTTCGATACCATCAAACGCTTTGTCGACATTGGTGCGCGCCGGGTGCATTTGATCGACACCGACGGCGCTCATGAAGGCCAGCCGGTCAATGTCGATATCGTCCAGCAACTGCGCAAAAATCATCCGAATCTCGAAATCGAAGTCACCGGCGGTATCAAGAGCATCGCTCATGCCGAATTATGGCTGGATGTCGGCGCCAGCTTTGTCGTGTTGACCTGGAAAATGATGCGTCAACGCGATTCAGTCATCGATTTATGTGGTGAGTATCCGGGCGCGGTGATTGTCTCGATTGAGGCGCGCGAAGGTTTGGTCAATGGCAGTAATGGTGCAGTCGCTGCGGAAGTGTTGATTCCCCAGTACGAAGAGGACGGCGCCGCCGGCGTCTTTTATTCGGAAATGCATGCGCCGGGAGATCGCCGCGATCCACTGCCGTATGCAGCGGCGTTAGCCAAAAATACCTCGCTGCCAGTGGTTTGCAATGGTGGTGTGCATGCCTTCACGACAGCGGATTTGCTGCGCAAGAAGCCGTTGAGTGCACTCGCTGGTGTGGTCATTGGCCGAGCATTGCTGACCGGCGGACTCGATTATGCCGAGCTGCTGACGGTGGTCAAACAATCCTGA
- a CDS encoding YheT family hydrolase, whose product MLPASLPPFAPKGWLRNPHLQGIVSRLPHRRKKVLQLAQPMLNAARPMLLQAREGQLLAWHSAQADRDRPLVVLLHGWEGSSDSLYLLATAAELFDAGYSVLRLNLRDHGESHHLNEELFHSCRDAEVTEAIADARQRLQASTVVMIGFSLGGNFALRVALRAPELLQQVFAVCPVISPPATLDALETGPLLYRKYFLNRWRDSLRRKQAVHPEFFRDTDWLLKDSLTSLTDHFVRHHTDFGELSKYLAGYTLSAERLANLTVPSHVIIAEDDPVIPAVHWHQLQKPEALTLESLPYGGHCGFVLDWAGTGWIERYLGQLLRMRLAPTHKNPI is encoded by the coding sequence ATGCTACCGGCAAGCTTGCCACCCTTCGCACCGAAAGGCTGGCTGCGCAATCCGCATTTGCAAGGCATTGTTTCCCGCCTGCCGCATCGGCGCAAAAAAGTGCTGCAATTGGCGCAGCCGATGTTGAACGCGGCAAGGCCGATGTTGTTGCAAGCACGCGAGGGTCAGCTATTGGCCTGGCATTCCGCGCAAGCCGATCGTGATCGGCCGCTGGTGGTGTTGCTGCACGGCTGGGAAGGCTCATCGGATTCACTGTATTTGCTGGCGACGGCGGCCGAACTGTTCGATGCCGGTTATTCCGTCTTGCGGCTGAACCTGCGCGATCACGGCGAGAGCCATCACCTGAACGAAGAGCTGTTTCATAGCTGCCGCGATGCTGAGGTCACCGAGGCGATCGCCGATGCCCGTCAACGCTTGCAGGCGTCAACAGTGGTGATGATTGGCTTTTCGCTCGGTGGCAATTTTGCCCTGCGGGTGGCGCTGCGCGCACCAGAGCTGCTGCAACAGGTGTTCGCCGTTTGTCCGGTCATTTCGCCACCGGCAACGCTGGATGCACTGGAAACCGGGCCGCTGCTGTATCGCAAATATTTTCTGAATCGTTGGCGCGACTCGCTGCGCCGAAAACAAGCCGTACATCCAGAATTTTTCCGCGATACCGATTGGCTGCTGAAAGACTCGCTGACCAGCCTGACCGACCATTTCGTCCGTCATCACACCGATTTCGGCGAACTGTCAAAATACCTGGCTGGCTATACGCTGTCGGCTGAGCGGCTGGCCAACTTGACGGTGCCAAGCCACGTCATTATCGCCGAAGACGACCCGGTCATTCCGGCGGTGCACTGGCATCAGCTGCAGAAACCGGAGGCGCTTACCCTGGAGTCACTGCCTTACGGTGGCCACTGTGGCTTTGTGCTCGACTGGGCCGGTACCGGCTGGATTGAACGTTATCTTGGACAATTGCTGCGGATGAGACTTGCACCTACGCACAAGAATCCGATTTAA